DNA sequence from the Callithrix jacchus isolate 240 chromosome 13, calJac240_pri, whole genome shotgun sequence genome:
GTTTCCTGAGGGTGTGGGCCTCTGGCTCCTGCCTGACACAGACCTTCACACGTGGGAGGTCCCTGTGACAAGAGCTGGCCCCTAACGGAAGCAAGTAAGGAGAGCAGGTGTCCCTGAGGTACCTATAGATGCTCTACCTGACAAGAGTAGGGCTGGGAGAAGACCCTGGGGTCTGGCCCCCTAGGGCGAGGCCCTTTCTGGTACCGGGAGTAGCCATAGCGCCTGGGTGCCTGGAAACCTAGCCCTGCCCAGAGGGAGTGTTCCAGCAGAGGGCAGACTCTAGGCTCTTCCCTCGCCACTGGTGCGGAGCAGGAGGGACCCGGCAGGCTCAGGCTGAGGGGGCTGGGTCCAGGGAGGAGGGCATGACCTCAGGGCCTGGATGCGCTGGTTCAAGGACGCCCTCTGCCGGGCACTTGGGCTGGCGCAGTGGGTAAGGAGGCCGGCaacagggaagagaagggaagtcCTGACCAGACAACTTTATTGTGACCAGAGGCGGGGGTCTTTACTCGGGGCCTCCTGAAAGTGGAGAGTTGGGGGTGAGGGGCTCTTGTGTTGCCCCCACAATACCGCTGTCACATTCAGACAAatgcaggggtggggcaggggtgccCCCTCCCTGCAGCAGAGGCCGGGGAAGGCCCACTCTGCATCGTGGCCCCCAAGGCGTAGCTCCTCATTTCTTGAATCCTGGCTTTTTGGATCTGGGTATGGCTTTGGCCTGTGGAGGGAAGGCAGGGCTCCAGGGTCCCATTCCctcctccagcccaggcagcCTCCCCAAAGAGCACCTGCCTGTCCCAGGGGCTCACCCTCTGGTCCTACTCACCTTCTTCTCAGGGCTCTTGTCTCTAACTCTGGGTCTGCAACAGGGTGGAGTGGACCAGGAGTGGGATGGGGGTCAGGGAGAGAGCTCAGCTCCAGACCAGTGGCGCAGCCCTCCCAGTGCCCACCCTGGGGACCACTCAGACTCTCTTCATTGCTGttggaaacagtcttgctctgttgcccaggctggagtgcagtgtcgggatctcggctcactgcaacctccgccccctgggttgaagcaattctccctgctcagcctcctgagtagctggaattacaggctcatgccaccacgctcagctaatttttgtatttttaatagagatggggtttcaccatgttgcccaggatggtctcgatctcttcacctcatgatctaccggcctcggcctcccaaagtgctgggattacaggtgtaagccattgcgaCTGGCCCATTCTGACTCTTTTTAAacaaaggggtgtgtgtgtgtgtgaacacatgcatgcacatgtatgttttccTTAGGCTTCCATCTTTGGTTACTTGTCacaaatgtctttgtttttcagatggggtctggctctgttgcccaggctggagtgcagttacaccatcacagctcactgcagccttgacctcccgggctcacgtgatcctcctgcctcagcctcccgaatagctgggactgcaggtgtgtaccaccacacctggcccaaaaatgTCCTTTTCATTACAAAAGTAAAGTTAACCATTTTCTACAAAATATAGCACATGGACAAGAAATACATTACTTACAGTTTGCTTTACTGCCCACACTaaacattttggtgtattttctttcagggtttttttttttttttttggtcaaaaaattttttttttctttagatagagtcttgctctgtagcccaggctggagcgcagtcatgagatcttggttcactgcaaccttcacattctgggttcaagtgattctactgcctcagcctcctgagtagctgggactacaggaaagCACCACCATACCtacctcatttttgtatttttggtagagacaaggttttgccatgttggccaggctggtttcaaactcctgacctcaagtgattctcctaccttggcttcccaaagtgctgggacgagTGTGGGCCACCACACACGCCCGGCCTGgtcaaactctttttaaaaatatgtgaaataaaataaaaatgactttataGCCCACTATATAAACTGTCAATATTCTTGCCAGATGCagaggctcacacttgtaattccagtgctttgggagggtgaggcaggattgcttgaggccaggagttcaagatcagcctgggcaacatagaaagatcctgtctctaaacaaaacttaaaaattagccacgcatggtggcacacacctattgtcctagctactaggaaggctgagacaggaggatcgctggaggccaggaagtgaaggctgcagtgagccatgatttgtgccactacacttcagcctgggtggcagagcaaaatGCTCTCAttaaacaaaccaaccaaaacTATACACATGCATTCCAGGTTGCTGTATTCTTCAGAAGCATTATGAAATATTCCATTGAGAAGACACATGTAGCTTAGTCAATCGTTACACTGGTAGACATTTACaatgcctccatttttttttttactgttatttgAATAATACCatgatgagcatcttttttaaaactgttttttgagacccagtttcactctgtcatccaggctggagtgcagtggcacgatctcagctcactgcaacttccactcagattcaagcaattctcctgccttagcctcctgggcagctgggattacaggcaggggccaccagacctagctaatttttgtacttttagtagacacagggtttcatcatgttggccaggctaatctcaaactcctgacctcaagtgatccgcccaccttggcctcccaaactgtggggattacaggcatgaaccaccacaaccagccatgAGAAACATCTTAGTACAGATAATTTCCCCTGAATTTTGGATGGAATTCCTTGGAAGGAATTTCCTTCAGTGGAATTAGGTCCCAAGATAAGAATGTTGTAATGCTTTTCCAGAAAGGTGATGCCACCCTCCAGTGCTTCCATGCCCATGTGCCTGCGTGTGCAGGAATATACACCGTGTGTGCATTCGTACACGTACACACCAACAACACAGTATTCTTTCTAATACTGTATATCTCATTTAAGAGACTGGCTCATTTAATAGGTAGAAAGAATTACCTTActtcctcttgttctttttccagcttttttttctggaaaccaAAAATGAGTGTATTAGGAGAGTTGGAGCCAGAAGAGACTCCCAACATCCACAGGGTCCCTGCTGAGCACCTGGACAGAAATGGCCACAGCGGCCTCGTCCCATTCTGCACACTCAGAAGGATGGCCCAGGCTCCTGGTGCCCCGTCCCTCTGAAGGGCTTCTGCAGGGGCAATACCTTCCAAACAGCCATGCTCCTTCCCCTACCTTAGCTACGCTCGTCGGCTTCTGGGGCACCAGCCTTTTGCCCTGTTTGACAGGGGATTCCTCCTCCAGAGATATATCtacatcctcatcctcatcatcttcctcctcctcttcctcttcatcctcttccccttcctcctcctcctcctcctcccaggttagGTCTGACATTTCTGTGATAGCACGGGAAAGAGGGCAGGGGCATAGGTTCAGAGCTTCAGAATCGATGCCCACCTCCCACTGTGTGATCCAGGTTGCTCCAAGCACTGCCCTGGAGGAATCCCAGCCTGGAGTTGACAGTGGTTACCTACCTGCCACCTGTACAGGGTGGTACCCTTTCTGGTCCTCCTGACAGTAGAAGCCAGGCTAGCTTAGGGGATCTAGGAGAGCCCTGCAGAGGGCTGGGGGTGGTAGAAAGAGGGCAGGGGGAATGGCTCTGGCCGAGTAGGAGAGGGATTCATATTGGCCAAGGCTAAAGGTGGGCAGGGttggggaggaaaaggaggagggggagaaagaatCTAAAAAACAGCTAAGGAACTAAAACCTTATCGTAAGAGAAGTGGGACCTGCCAAGGCTTTTTAGCAGGAGAGTACCCTGATGTGAACGAGGCCTGATCATACAGAAAAGAGGGCCAGTTGGAGGGTCTGGAAGGGGCCAGCATCATGCCACATTGCTATGGTCTGCATCACTGCAGCAGCAATATCCTCAACAGTGGCTCCCTAGTACTGGATATTACACTGAGTGCTTTTCC
Encoded proteins:
- the NPM2 gene encoding nucleoplasmin-2 isoform X2, with translation MNLSSTSSTEEKAVTTVLWGCELSQERRTWTFRPQPKGKQDCKLLLHTICLGEKAKEEMHRVEILPPGNREDKKTQPVTIASLQASVLPMVTMVGVQLSPPITFQLRAGSGPVFLSGHERYEMSDLTWEEEEEEEGEEDEEEEEEEDDEDEDVDISLEEESPVKQGKRLVPQKPTSVAKKKKLEKEQEEVRPKPYPDPKSQDSRNEELRLGGHDAEWAFPGLCCREGAPLPHPCICLNVTAVLWGQHKSPSPPTLHFQEAPSKDPRLWSQ
- the NPM2 gene encoding nucleoplasmin-2 isoform X12, translated to MRASSLQLRSHPAPPPRAMNLSSTSSTEEKAVTTVLWGCELSQERRTWTFRPQPKGKQDCKLLLHTVTMVGVQLSPPITFQLRAGSGPVFLSGHERYEMSDLTWEEEEEEEGEEDEEEEEEEDDEDEDVDISLEEESPVKQGKRLVPQKPTSVAKKKKLEKEQEEVRPKPYPDPKSQDSRNEELRLGGHDAEWAFPGLCCREGAPLPHPCICLNVTAVLWGQHKSPSPPTLHFQEAPSKDPRLWSQ
- the NPM2 gene encoding nucleoplasmin-2 isoform X19, which gives rise to MNLSSTSSTEEKAVTTVLWGCELSQERRTWTFRPQPKGKQDCKLLLHTVTMVGVQLSPPITFQLRAGSGPVFLSGHERYEMSDLTWEEEEEEEGEEDEEEEEEEDDEDEDVDISLEEESPVKQGKRLVPQKPTSVAKKKKLEKEQEEVRPRVRDKSPEKKAKAIPRSKKPGFKK
- the NPM2 gene encoding nucleoplasmin-2 isoform X23, translated to MVGVQLSPPITFQLRAGSGPVFLSGHERYEMSDLTWEEEEEEEGEEDEEEEEEEDDEDEDVDISLEEESPVKQGKRLVPQKPTSVAKKKKLEKEQEEVRPKPYPDPKSQDSRNEELRLGGHDAEWAFPGLCCREGAPLPHPCICLNVTAVLWGQHKSPSPPTLHFQEAPSKDPRLWSQ
- the NPM2 gene encoding nucleoplasmin-2 isoform X5; its protein translation is MRASSLQLRSHPAPPPRAMNLSSTSSTEEKAVTTVLWGCELSQERRTWTFRPQPKGKQDCKLLLHTICLGEKAKEEMHRVEILPPGNREDKKTQPVTIASLQASVLPMVTMVGVQLSPPITFQLRAGSGPVFLSGHERYEMSDLTWEEEEEEEGEEDEEEEEEEDDEDEDVDISLEEESPVKQGKRLVPQKPTSVAKKKKLEKEQEEVRPKPYPDPKSQDSRNEELRLGGHDAEWAFPGLCCREGAPLPHPCICLNVTAVLWGQHKSPSPPTLHFQEAPSKDPRLWSQ
- the NPM2 gene encoding nucleoplasmin-2 isoform X8 yields the protein MNLSSTSSTEEKAVTTVLWGCELSQERRTWTFRPQPKGKQDCKLLLHTVTMVGVQLSPPITFQLRAGSGPVFLSGHERYEMSDLTWEEEEEEEGEEDEEEEEEEDDEDEDVDISLEEESPVKQGKRLVPQKPTSVAKKKKLEKEQEEVRPKPYPDPKSQDSRNEELRLGGHDAEWAFPGLCCREGAPLPHPCICLNVTAVLWGQHKSPSPPTLHFQEAPSKDPRLWSQ
- the NPM2 gene encoding nucleoplasmin-2 isoform X20, giving the protein MACLGFVLWPQQLLHFRCILCLMFQVTMVGVQLSPPITFQLRAGSGPVFLSGHERYEMSDLTWEEEEEEEGEEDEEEEEEEDDEDEDVDISLEEESPVKQGKRLVPQKPTSVAKKKKLEKEQEEVRPKPYPDPKSQDSRNEELRLGGHDAEWAFPGLCCREGAPLPHPCICLNVTAVLWGQHKSPSPPTLHFQEAPSKDPRLWSQ